A window of the Besnoitia besnoiti strain Bb-Ger1 chromosome VI, whole genome shotgun sequence genome harbors these coding sequences:
- a CDS encoding N-methyl-D-aspartate receptor-associated protein (encoded by transcript BESB_066140): MATKEEQPNPPPAVQGHPAYPPAYGQPVYYQQPPAGYPVGGYASPPPGQYGYPQSQAYGYYGQPAVNSPASAPYGGVEAGGYPAPPPAAYAYQQQEAPMTYGKTSSIQSTAPPGARPGAVDLETASQVSDLITPDVDRSIRHAFVRKVYVILSVQVLFTFGLATAFSLVTPMRTWLQANAWLPLALTLIGFVLMIVVTCFPEMGRRVPQNFILLSLITGCFSMLIAFGGAATESDAFFLAVGITFVVVVALTLFACQTKIDFTGCGPYIMVAVICLMMFGIFSIFWHSRVMNLVYSSLAALLFSFLLVYDTQQVVGGKHRKFQYSIDDYIFAALTLYMDIITLFMNILSLVSNS, encoded by the exons ATGGCGACCAAGGAGGAGCAACCGAACCCTCCGCCCGCAGTGCAAGGCCACCCAGCGTATCCACCGGCATACGGCCAGCCCGTGTACTACCAGCAGCCTCCTGCCGGCTACCCAGTGGGAGGCTATGCCAGTCCGCCACCGGGACAGTATGGCTACCCTCAATCTCAAGCTTATGGATATTACGGCCAACCCGCGGTCAACAGTCCTGCCTCAGCTCCTTATGGAGGAGTGGAGGCTGGCGGCTATCCGGCTCCGCCTCCAGCTGCCTACGCGTACCAGCAGCAGGAGGCTCCGATGACCTATGGAAAGACGTCTTCGATCC agAGCACAGCACCTCCAGGAGCGCGTCCAGGGGCTGTCGATCTTGAGACAGCGTCTCAAGTGTCGGATCTGATAACCCCGGATGTGGACAGGTCGATCCGGCATGCATTTGTCAGAAAGGTCTATGTCATTCTGTCAGTCCAAGTCCTT TTCACCTTCGGGTTGGCGActgccttctccctcgtcacTCCGATGCGAACGTGGCTCCAGGCGAACGCTTGGCTGCCCCTTGCGCTGACGCTTATTGGTTTTGTTTTGATGATAG TCGTGACGTGCTTCCCGGAGATGGGGCGGCGGGTGCCGCAGAACTTCATCCTGCTCTCCCTCATCACGGGCTGCTTCTCCATGCTCATCGCCTTTggaggggcggcgacggaaagTGACGCTTTTTTCCTTGCAGTGGGCATCACCTTCGTGGTGGTTGTTGCCCTTACGCTGTTTGCGTGCCAAACAAAGATCGATTTTACAG GCTGCGGACCGTACATCATGGTCGCCGTGATTTGCTTGATGATGTTTGGTATTTTCTCCATTTTTTGGCACTCGCGTGTCATGAACCTCGTTTactcgtcgctcgccgccctcctttTCAGCTTCCTTCTCGTCTACGACACGCAG CAAGTCGTTGGTGGAAAGCACCGCAAATTTCAGTACTCCATCGACGACTACATATTCGCAGCTCTCACGCTGTACATGGACATCATCACCCTGTTCATGAACATTTTGAGCCTGGTTTCAAACTCATGA
- a CDS encoding hypothetical protein (encoded by transcript BESB_066130), with product MRLFRKLLASKQPGLTTSSLSTNEAASHVEPAVFAASLPANGGDSLVVLASIPYADQQQFTSVPPDEENASFSPLHVYRVEDILNRTGSSANPSSTPLSASSSSLRAESVAAKAGNPSPMEPASSGCNDEKREDRLCFSFLSVEENLKYQVISRDVRRAVGLDKVLLYQDTSFSRAEGEGMQLETTPSSGFPPDEVASESECEETLVSAGESHTSSLPSCDDSIFAASSRDAARAGVPAPCNGAALASAKTGTATPVSFLKTAHSLGSQLSKGGRTTHCRRHDTRKGNGHGDETQGGRVIKGVGRGATACVFASYRSLVVGVSWLGAKPAVRAAYLSQFTRLIDLKIFFCPFADPASESCPTCWRDLLMLLQNNQNSLQRLSVVSLPYAAELLLKPQRTCGSTRSPCVSSPSSSHDGVTNAPGGLRGTMGTRSHRLPPAPDRERGQDESSSKADREAETVSWDTSVRGLETGGLSDGLTGFSFGPYSSGAGVYLFELREFSIVGSAASCLVTLDAMQTFLPHSLESFSLHGNLPRTLPCPLFSVSRDGERESTRVTPGRACASSAAFLKGLGLHGVLQRLFGWRRPEGMHIERAVGTAGSAAHTRSNLEGAGSAGPSWRLEANREILLRSVMTMHSLKVLDIRLPPALDLFSVRLVPSLVLLSTRLRKVTLDVRQLTELVDLGILTANTVIQPFGAEGLGRQRASTYPDDSTGIPSDSGLLPAEARVHTLLPNLREVTLREPLHLGWSVHDVARFAGILSALPQCTVTASSLVLHQHPLLGTVLPFSDHSFPSGQTPCERRDGDTPSGESFLRRCGDLGGSSDNGDEAVGADGAILSISESVDESARDRSLRAEMDMSRESVETDSGERRNPDGSLQNGDGEDRSHLEAEWEEGETGDGFLVGRAQYRALLHEIIEHLAPNICSLRVRYTSSTTCDLPLSFVSFPALQELVLDNYLPDVHLEIDRIVVPRTHVVTVDLNGHQLGSTHQREFEELREKNRNALKRHGVPRQGSYLRLFRALEPVSYCFRGLEDVLFLLALNEELLAEVSPAPASRSSPVRPGSTEAATDCGPACAKLISGRPGLLCLSITVSGKDLRDSAQKLLADAERYMKENKTFREDPSDGGSEYAGVVGSSLECPEVELEEALTGGSRRSSSQKEEDPFYVLNLQQLFPAHPHSGAALASPVSGEDEEVDQNPQPASTTSVGFRVSQYTRNASWPSPSSMFGGCLRFDDVEAAAIPVPRRTPYGAPQASSETNAVDAENVIDRRWSLSETVQSGRSSQQGRDRRSVFSRLASRVFTFLEKNLGGICGEVITTMPAAGNEGGVLLAVSVLALIFGDDATASEVPNISACLRNSRYQDRHHYSTRPLPQALEGFVAEEAVSRPCLKFVGLTIVDLDMQATSDAITEDVLFAATCVIDERFGRNSGMGRGCDPLVPASQGSQVSLDQRLHASTIPLTPTKTAEPPLRSESQCPTGGRGLRVSIEQPLRPLRARPFRTELSSSEFDAIEFDRQLHSIDKQTGFGGMEPTPRNSGKEGAVVGVPRCGVTGSSGIVGEPIEMAKRRNVDKSLLEEETPGEDSYMTATGTLLWKPPRPDQTVSSRDGWHAYKPHRNEHENAAFCCPVIGCHLERLLEAFPTLMSVQLRYSGQHPLYLLDDQALRSALEPATKFLRTRCGED from the exons ATGCGACTTTTCAGGAAACTCCTGGCATCTAAACAGCCGGGCTTGACCACTTCCTCTCTAAGTACCAATGAGGCTGCTTCACATGTTGAACCCGCGGTCTTTGCAGCGTCCCTTCCAGCCAATGGCGGTGACTCGCTGGTCGTACTCGCGTCGATTCCGTACGCAGATCAACAGCAGTTCACCTCCGTTCCTCCTGATGAGGAGAATGCTTCATTTTCTCCTCTCCACGTGTATCGTGTCGAGGATATTTTGAACAGAACAGGGTCGAGTGCGAATCCTTCGTCCACGCCCCTCAGCGCTTCATCGTCCTCGCTGCGTGCGGAAAGCGTGGCGGCAAAGGCAGGGAATCCCTCCCCGATGGAGCCCGCTAGCAGCGGCTGCAACGATGAAAAGCGAGAGGATAG ACTGtgcttctcttttctttccgTCGAGGAGAATCTCAAATATCAAGTTATTAGCAGAGATGTCCGTAGAGCGGTTGGGCTTGACAAGGTCCTCCTGTACCAGGATACATCATTTTCCCgcgccgagggagagggcaTGCAGCTGGAGACAACTCCTTCTTCAGGGTTCCCGCCTGACGAAgtggcgagcgagagcgagtgTGAGGAGACTCTAGTAAGCGCAGGGGAAAGTCATACAAGTTCTTTGCCGAGTTGCGACGATTCAATCTTTGCAGCCTCAAGTCGCgatgcggcgcgagcgggcgTGCCAGCTCCATGTAATGGGGCGGCTCTGGCCTCTGCGAAGACGGGAACGGCGACACCAGTCTCGTTTTTGAAGACAGCTCATTCTCTCGGAAGTCAACTGTCCAAGGGGGGAAGGACCACTCACTGTCGCAGACATGACACTCGAAAGGGAAACGGACACGGAGACGAGACGCAGGGGGGCCGCGTCATCAAGGGTGTCGGCCGAGGCGCGACAGCGTGCGTGTTCGCTTCCTACAGAAGCCTTGTTGTGGGCGTAAGCTGGCTAGGCGCGAAACCGGCAGTTCGGGCTGCATATCTTTCCCAATTCACACGCCTGATAGATTTGAAGATTTTCTTCTGTCCCTTCGCTGATCCGGCCTCTGAATCATGCCCGACGTGCTGGAGAGATCTCTTGATGTTGCTCCAGAACAATCAGAATTCGTTGCAACGTCTTTCCGTCGTCAGCCTTCCGTACGCTGCAGAGCTGCTGTTGAAACCTCAACGAACATGCGGGAGCACACGCTCTCCCTGTGTCTCTTCTCCATCGTCTTCTCACGATGGTGTTACCAACGCTCCTGGGGGCTTGCGCGGGACGATGGGTACTCGAAGTCACCGTCTTCCTCCCGCACCGGACCGCGAGCGTGGTCAGGATGAATCATCTTCAAAAGCTGATCGCGAAGCAGAAACAGTTTCTTGGGATACGAGTGTCCGTGGTCTCGAGACTGGCGGGCTTAGCGACGGTCTCACTGGCTTTTCTTTTGGTCCCTACTCGTCAGGTGCCGGTGTGTACCTTTTTGAGCTCCGAGAGTTCTCGATTGTTGGATCCGCAGCTTCCTGCCTGGTGACGCTCGACGCCATGCAGACGTTTCTGCCTCATTCCCTCGAAAGTTTTTCTTTGCACGGGAACCTTCCACGTACTCTACCATGCCCTCTTTTCAGCGTCAGCAGGGATGGGGAGCGAGAATCGACCAGGGTGACGCCTGGacgtgcatgcgcgtcttcagcggCGTTTCTCAAGGGTCTGGGTCTACACGGAGTACTACAGAGACTTTTTGGGTGGCGAAGGCCCGAAGGCATGCACATCGAACGGGCGGTCGGGACCGCCGGGAGTGCGGCGCATACGAGGAGCAATTTGGAGGGTGCTGGTTCTGCCGGACCTTCATGGCGGCTGGAAGCGAACCGTGAGATATTATTACGCAGTGTGATGACGATGCACAGTCTGAAAGTGTTAGATAtccgcctgcctcctgcTCTCGATCTTTTCTCTGTCCGGCTTGTCCCTTCGCTTGTCCTTCTGAGCACCCGGCTGCGCAAGGTCACCTTGGATGTTCGACAACTCACAGAACTAGTTGATTTGGGTATACTGACGGCTAACACTGTCATACAGCCCTTTGGGGCGGAAGGCCTGGGTAGGCAGCGAGCGAGTACGTATCCCGACGACAGTACCGGCATTCCCAGTGATAGTGGTCTGCTTCCGGCAGAGGCAAGAGTGCACACTCTTCTTCCCAACCTCAGAGAGGTCACACTCCGAGAGCCCCTGCATTTAGGGTGGTCTGTTCACGATGTGGCTAGATTTGCTGGAATTCTTTCAGCACTTCCTCAGTGCACAGTAACAGCATCGTCCCTTGTCCTCCACCAGCATCCGCTTTTGGGCACCGTTCTTCCTTTTTCTGATCATTCGTTTCCAAGTGGCCAAACCCCCTGCGAGCGACGCGATGGAGACACGCCTTCCGGCGAGTCGTTCCTGCGGCGCTGTGGCGACCTGGGAGGCAGTTCTGACAACGGCGATGAGGCGGTCGGTGCAGACGGGGCGATACTCTCTATTTCAGAGAGTGTGGACGAGTCTGCACGGGATCGCTCACTAAGGGCAGAGATGGACATGTCCCGCGAGAGCGTAGAGACGGACAGCGGAGAAAGACGCAACCCCGATGGTTCTCTTCAAAATGGAGATGGAGAGGACAGGTCGCACCTGGAAGCAGAGtgggaagaaggagaaacaGGAGATGGTTTCCTTGTTGGCCGTGCTCAGTATAGGGCGTTGCTTCATGAGATCATAGAGCATCTCGCGCCGAACATATGCAGTCTTCGCGTTCGGTATACATCGTCGACGACGTGCGACCTGCCTTTGTCATTTGTCTCATTTCCAGCTCTACAAGAGCTGGTTCTCGACAATTACCTTCCGGATGTTCATCTAGAGATTGACAGAATTGTTGTTCCACGGACTCACGTGGTTACTGTAGATTTGAATGGCCACCAGCTGGGTTCTACACACCAACGTGAATTTGAGGAGCTGCGTGAGAAGAACCGGAATGCTCTCAAGCGTCACGGTGTGCCTCGTCAAGGCTCTTATCTCCGCCTGTTCCGAGCACTGGAACCGGTATCGTACTGTTTTAGGGGGCTGGAGGATgtgctttttcttcttgctcTGAACGAAGAGCTGCTTGCGGAGGTTTCACCTGCACCTGCCTCGCGTTCGAGCCCCGTCCGACCTGGAAGCACCGAGGCTGCAACAGACTGTGGGCCTGCTTGTGCGAAGTTAATCTCGGGTCGTCCaggtctcctctgtctctcgatAACTGTCTCTGGAAAGGATCTGAGAGACAGTGCCCAGAAGTTATTagccgacgcagagcgatACATGAAGGAGAATAAGACGTTTAGGGAAGACCCAAGTGACGGGGGCAGCGAGTATGCTGGCGTCGTCGGAAGCAGTCTAGAATGTCCAGAGGTGGAACTGGAGGAAGCGCTGACGGGGGGCAGCAGAAGGAGTTCCAGCCAGAAGGAAGAGGATCCATTTTACGTCTTAAATTTACAACAGCTCTTTCCCGCTCATCCGCACTCCGGGGCCGCGTTGGCATCACCAGTTTCAggtgaggacgaagaagtTGATCAAAATCCTCAGCCCGCGTCCACTACATCCGTGGGTTTTCGCGTTAGCCAATATACACGGAATGCCTCAtggccttcgccgtcgtcgatGTTCGGAGGATGTCTGCGTTTCGACGAcgtggaggctgcggcgatcCCAGTGCCGAGAAGAACTCCGTATGGTGCCCCACAGGCAAGCTCCGAGACCAATGCGGTGGATGCAGAAAACGTTATTGATCGGAGGTGGTCGTTATCCGAGACAGTTCAATCCGGGCGGAGCTCCCAGCAGGGTAGGGACAGAAGAAGTGTATTCAGCCGTTTAGCGTCGCGAGTATTTACGTTTCTGGAAAAAAATTTGGGAGGTATCTGCGGGGAAGTCATTACTACGATGCCTGCTGCTGGTAATGAGGGTGGGGTCCTTCTGGCGGTCAGCGTCCTTGCGCTGATTTTCGGAGACGATGCAACTGCATCGGAGGTCCCCAACATTTCTGCATGTCTACGGAATTCGCGATATCAAGACCGCCATCATTACAGTACACGTCCGCTTCCACAGGCTCTGGAAGGGTTcgtggcggaggaggcagttTCGAGACCATGCCTAAAGTTTGTGGGTCTCACCATAGTCGACCTCGACATGCAAGCGACTAGCGATGCTATCACAGAAGATGTTCTGTTCGCCGCAACGTGTGTCATCGACGAGAGGTTTGGCAGGAATTCCGGAATGGGAAGAGGCTGTGACCCCCTCGTGCCTGCCTCGCAAGGATCGCAGGTATCTCTTGATCAAAGACTGCATGCAAGCACGATCCCACTCACACCTACGAAGACGGCAGAACCACCGCTGCGTTCCGAAAGCCAATGTCCTACCGGTGGACGCGGTCTCCGTGTCTCTATAGAGCAACCGCTGCGGCCACTTCGTGCGAGGCCTTTCCGGACTGAGCTGTCGAGCTCAGAATTCGATGCCATCGAATTTGACAGGCAGTTGCACAGTATCGATAAGCAGACGGGCTTTGGGGGTATGGAGCCAACGCCGCGGAACTCGGGAAAGGAAGGTGCAGTAGTGGGCGTGCCCAGGTGTGGCGTCACGGGCTCGTCAGGGATAGTCGGTGAACCGATAGAAATGGCGAAGCGCCGGAACGTGGACAAGTCGCTTCTCGAGGAAGAGACGCCGGGAGAGGACAGTTACATGACAGCCACGGGCACATTACTATGGAAGCCACCCAGGCCTGATCAGACCGTATCTTCGCGTGACGGGTGGCATGCCTATAAGCCACACAGAAATGAGCACGAGAATGCGGCTTTCTGCTGTCCCGTGATTGGTTGCCATTTGGAACGCCTACTGGAAGCTTTTCCCACTCTGATGTCCGTGCAGCTCCGGTATAGCGGCCAGCATCCGCTGTACCTGTTAGATGACCAGGCACTTCGCTCGGCGTTGGAGCCGGCAACCAAATTCTTGCGGACGCGTTGCGG TGAAGACTAG
- a CDS encoding hypothetical protein (encoded by transcript BESB_066150) → MAKNRERSQQRTSWSAQSDVRYVGQYEDVTPPPSSGDDKTPTNVACIASETLAGGEAREPTDDQEKIVSRTWTPSQWRTPGSDNSDAHLNGDIERRSAVFSWLRRFWLFSDMKTGSSVATVPDIDAGIRACRTGSAAKPAQGGREQLNATNSEFRDSMSGKTFPLRSLMSGCLCRLVAFSSLVGSPSFWSKRSTSDSEPVDSQKAGQTQHNLPPSGSHASNSSGSLTSRSSVVHLTPGRASDDTSCLQNSWYSAAAWREAVNRTVRLRQKGESLHACDGGERLLTVLPVKDPWALVVGPLSSTTSSMSPSSSPSECTETSCLSLEHSSVCDQAYLSSGEENPSVISAAPHAPVCRREPSKWKDAIPQEKLTIAQGKGVESILNRPLAPKTLQEWVFGCLCSAWMALRGGTASLCMSKVFRSSGDELRNSAGKPGADQTRLQFPSQLGYRRRSMKNSRTTPLCKPGDTGTASVETEHCASIKYTPSGEKPILSLVTRQERHPNMSARIVLSTSNLRSMDMADLLRIGRDFVPPHILENRKMETALRRELRGRVLKQWFQRRLTRLLALVAVISLLLLVAQFLSVPVCIFGGVFLLSAGGLVASFFHLIRFHGLAVTVSPHTAQVLEEARLLDLLYVQLSSGRHSFYISRLLALLFSNPTPEEALALLEGWHPFLVKVLTTRGVVHAMPRSVRRAFYGTGEHGRKSGRVIPEGEHTSLASSERGHHSKQDRERGCSHEDTLDNETYRRHWTGGALGRICINHEEDQSSKNGCGWKTGMNPSTATATGESKHSSETLNDVASPESGDCNAPFSALHGCIGSRTESCCSSPALFSSPEFICFANRQGHPHQPPPAARGGLETLSCPLPGPYSSTSTPSVGRQAEEERTKTTCPLSIETAQGLLSRQMSPGNSSDCCSETGAQLVTRERQRRGGETPPWSREVVLPPLPAHEFVPSFDAYYKGRDLKKSVLESRASQVVSQLGLRVEVEPNV, encoded by the exons ATGGCGAAAAATCGTGAGCGTAGCCAACAGCGAACATCATGGTCAGCGCAGTCTGACGTTCGCTACGTAGGGCAGTATGAAGATGTGACCCCACCACCTTCCTCAGGCGACGATAAGACACCGACGAACGTCGCTTGCATTGCATCCGAAACTCTAGCTGggggcgaagcgcgagagcccACAGATGACCAAGAGAAGATAGTTTCGAGAACATGGACCCCTTCGCAATGGAGAACACCAGGAAGCGACAATTCAGATGCGCATCTGAACGGCGACATTGAGAGACGTTCTGCAGTATTCTCATGGCTTCGGCGTTTTTGGCTGTTCAGTGACATGAAAACAGGTTCATCTGTGGCTACCGTGCCTGATATTGATGCCGGCATTCGCGCGTGTAGGACCGGTTCTGCGGCAAAGCCTGCGCAGGGCGGACGAGAACAGCTGAACGCAACTAACTCTGAATTCCGAGATTCTATGTCGGGCAAGACATTTCCACTTCGCTCACTTATGAGTGGATGCTTGTGTCGTCTGGTAGCTTTCAGCAGTCTCGTTGGCTCCCCATCTTTCTGGAGCAAGCGTAGCACCTCCGACAGTGAGCCAGTTGATAGCCAGAAGGCTGGGCAGACACAGCATAACCTCCCACCATCAGGATCCCATGCTTCGAACTCATCTGGCTCATTGACATCAAGATCGTCAGTCGTTCATCTCACCCCAGGCCGTGCTTCGGACGACACTTCCTGTCTACAAAACAGCTGGTATTCGGCCGCTGCCTGGAGGGAAGCGGTGAATCGTACAGTCAGATTACGGCAAAAGGGAGAATCGCTACATGCCTGTGATGGTGGAGAGCGTCTCCTGACAGTGCTTCCTGTAAAGGATCCTTGGGCGCTGGTGGTTGGACCCTTGTCCTCGACTACTTCATCCATGTCGCCTTCCTCATCTCCGTCGGAGTGCACAGAGACCTCCTGCCTCTCATTAGAGCATTCGTCTGTATGCGACCAGGCCTACCTCAGTTCGGGTGAGGAAAATCCTTCTGTTATCTCAGCAGCACCCCATGCACCTGTGTGTCGACGCGAACCTTCGAAGTGGAAGGACGCGATACCGCAGGAGAAACTGACAATAGCCCAGGGCAAGGGAGTGGAAAGCATTCTGAATCGCCCTCTTGCCCCGAAAACACTGCAGGAGTGGGTGTTCGGTTGCCTATGCTCTGCGTGGATGGCTTTACGAGGAGGCACCGCATCGCTTTGCATGTCGAAGGTTTTCCGATCTTCGGGAGACGAGCTCCGAAATTCTGCCGGGAAACCAGGTGCCGACCAAACGAGATTGCAATTCCCTTCACAGCTGGGTTATAGACGGAGGAGCATGAAAAACTCTCGAACGACTCCACTGTGCAAACCAGGCGACACGGGGACTGCGTCAGTCGAAACCGAACATTGTGCATCTATCAAGTACACGCCTAGCGGTGAAAAGCCTATTCTTTCTCTCGTGACTAGGCAAGAGAGACATCCGAATATGTCAGCTAGGATTGTCTTGTCTACTTCTAATCTAAGGTCGATGGATATGGCAGACTTGCTGCGCATTGGTAGGGACTTTGTGCCTCCTCATATTCTTGAGAACAGAAAAATGGAAACGGCATTGAGGCGTGAACTGCGGGGGAGAGTACTTAAGCAGTGGTTTCAGAGGCGCCTCACCCGTTTGCTTGCACTTGTCGCTGTGatctctctgcttctgcttgTCGCGCAATTTCTTAGTGTGCCGGTGTGTATCTTTGGTGGTGTATTCTTACTGAGTGCCGGTGGGCTGGTGGCTAGTTTCTTCCATCTCATACGGTTTCACGGGTTGGCTGTGACTGTATCGCCTCACACAGCACAAGTTTTGGAGGAGGCAAGGCTTCTTGATTTGCTGTACGTCCAGCTTTCCTCCGGCAGGCACAGTTTTTACATATCCCGTCTTCTGGCACTTCTCTTTTCCAATCCTACCCCTGAAGAAGCGCTGGCGCTTCTTGAGGGTTGGCATCCTTTCCTCGTTAAGGTTCTAACCACCCGTGGCGTCGTTCATGCTATGCCGCGGTCTGTGCGACGTGCTTTCTACGGGACGGGCGAACACGGGAGAAAATCAGGGCGCGTTATTCCCGAAGGGGAACACACttccctcgcttcttcgGAGAGGGGGCACCATTCTAAGCAGGACAGGGAGAGGGGCTGCTCACATGAAGACACACTGGACAATGAGACTTACAGACGTCATTGGAcaggcggcgctctcggGCGTATCTGCATAAACCACGAAGAGGACCAGAGTAGTAAGAACGGATGCGGTTGGAAGACAGGAATGAACCCAAGTACTGCCACAGCTACCGGAGAATCAAAGCATTCTTCTGAAACACTGAACGACGTTGCTTCTCCCGAGAGCGGTGACTGCAACGCCCCGTTCAGCGCACTGCACGGCTGCATCGGATCCCGCACAGAATCATGTTGCTCTTCTCCCGCCTTATTCTCGTCTCCTGAATTCATCTGCTTCGCAAATAGACAAGGACATCCTCACCAGCCGCCACCAGCAGCGCGTGGCGGCCTCGAGACGCTATCCTGCCCGCTCCCAGGACCCTACTCTTCAACCTCCACGCCGTCGGTGGGCCgacaagcagaagaagagaggacgaaAACAACCTGCCCGCTGTCAATAGAGACAGCTCAGGGACTGCTTTCACGACAAATGTCCCCAGGAAACAGCAGCGACTGCTGCTCGGAAACGGGGGCACAACTCGTCACTCGAGAaaggcagagacgaggaggggaGACCCCTCCGTGGTCGAGAGAAGTCGTTCTCCCTCCATTGCCAGCTCACGAGTTTGTCCCTTCATTCGACGCTTACTACAAAGGCAGGGATTTGAAGAAGTCGGTACTAGAGAGCAGAGCTTCGCAGGTTGTCAGCCAGTTGGGACTTCGTGTTG AGGTCGAGCCTAACGTGTAA